A genomic segment from Trueperaceae bacterium encodes:
- the xth gene encoding exodeoxyribonuclease III, with the protein MKIASWNINGLRARLDFLKIWLTDRKPDIVGLHELKMEEEVFPFDEFSDLGYQAVAYGQKAWNGVAVLSKGPIDVVEIGLSGQDMFGSRRIVADTLGIRVTNLYCPNGKSLDHADYARKLEWFDSLIESSQSLANRQIIMGDFNIVHSDLDSHLADDNNEVIFHTSEERARLTRLLKLGLNDSFRELYPTNRDFSWWDYRGGAFRFNRGLRIDLILGTDEVSNDTTNAWIDREYRKKKEGLTASDHAPVILEIR; encoded by the coding sequence GTGAAGATCGCAAGCTGGAACATAAATGGCTTAAGGGCAAGACTTGACTTCCTGAAGATCTGGCTTACGGACCGGAAACCAGACATTGTTGGTTTACATGAACTAAAGATGGAAGAAGAAGTATTCCCATTTGATGAATTTTCAGATCTCGGTTACCAAGCTGTCGCGTATGGCCAGAAAGCTTGGAATGGCGTTGCCGTCTTATCCAAAGGGCCTATCGACGTGGTGGAAATTGGCCTTTCTGGTCAGGATATGTTCGGGAGTCGGCGAATAGTAGCTGACACGCTGGGTATTCGAGTCACCAATCTGTACTGCCCAAATGGAAAAAGTCTAGATCACGCAGATTACGCTAGGAAGTTAGAGTGGTTTGACTCGTTAATTGAATCTAGCCAATCGCTTGCCAACAGACAAATTATTATGGGTGATTTTAATATTGTACATTCGGATCTAGACAGTCATCTTGCTGATGACAATAACGAAGTAATTTTCCACACATCAGAGGAACGCGCAAGACTTACCCGACTACTTAAGTTGGGACTGAACGATTCGTTCAGAGAGTTATACCCTACGAACAGAGATTTCTCGTGGTGGGATTACCGTGGTGGAGCTTTTCGCTTTAATCGTGGTTTACGCATCGACTTGATTCTCGGAACAGACGAGGTCTCGAACGACACCACTAACGCGTGGATTGACCGAGAATATCGCAAAAAGAAGGAAGGTCTTACAGCTAGCGACCACGCTCCAGTTATACTGGAAATCAGATAA
- a CDS encoding DNA polymerase III subunit alpha, protein MDPQPHRRLTALLNCQSYFSFGLGTSSPTRLVRRAKERGYSYLAITDYLNVTAGVELFSAAKKAKVRALIGATVPILVEQETYDLVLLARSRAGYANLNRILTHAHEREDRNVPLPVVLSDTTDLAILTGGRNGLISKMMISRQLRVLENVLEKLKGGFHKWLFVQIYHDNYQWDSRRSRIIRRFAISQKLPVVCTPQIKYADPSNYHLYDALMCSRLGITVDQANRNRPQNDQNAIDTADSYFTRLPFPEAIENTNQLAEACYFDLLPDRLAPPKAHVPTGITPQRHLEQRCIKELLHQYAGEKLKLARTKLLEELLTIQALDLAEFFLVAAEVTDYCRQRSILAAGRGSAASSICCYLLGITQTDPVQHNLLFERFLHTGKSTMPDVDIDISSSRRDEVLAWVEERFGQTTEAMVCNKITYRLPLAIQDLGRSLGIPPKLRNMLTTSLGRDFRGLRPPQVAAAENIFEEVLGSSPANAALVDLLSNMEPKHPRHLAPHSGGVVLSKEPLFYYSPLERSSSGIKIIQLDKDDAEALGLIKLDLLGLRMLSALEHAREEIFRTEGIWLDLGNLPDESPVWDLISSGNTLGLFQVESPSQQHTSKTMRARTLQDLAHQIALIRPGPIQSGSVHPYLRRRCGLEKVTYLHPSLEPILKKTYGVLLFQEDVLRICVHFVGMDWVDADRFRKKVSGWADLENIESERKRFLEGAQRTVGATEEDALAVFDAVKSFQGYGFAESHAWAFAIHAYASSWLRVNYPHEFLAAILTEEPGMWSQSTKRQEARNWGVRFAKLNINKSSVHYRCELIDGIKYIRPPLSAIKSVSTELARSIVIERLLGGHFESVESFYSRIALPINELQALAKAGVFDHLCPRREALYTLISLSNAVQAGTSSFLTSLPPFPPLKQLGGSQEFVWDYQSYGFSTKDMHPLDLIRDQLRELACIPLLSVKNQALNSSVRTAGLVISRQKPGTAKGFAFFVIEDGPVRCQLVINPQIWELSRASLRDASVLVVEGTIVDAASQLTIKLDRVFALSPPIPNRIYP, encoded by the coding sequence TTGGATCCTCAGCCGCATAGGCGACTAACGGCTTTACTTAATTGTCAAAGTTACTTCAGCTTCGGCCTTGGAACATCCAGCCCAACACGGCTTGTTCGCCGAGCTAAAGAAAGGGGCTACAGTTACCTTGCAATCACTGACTATCTCAACGTAACTGCGGGCGTCGAACTATTCTCTGCAGCTAAAAAAGCAAAAGTCCGAGCTCTAATTGGTGCTACCGTTCCAATCTTGGTTGAGCAAGAAACTTACGACCTTGTATTACTCGCGCGCTCCAGAGCCGGCTACGCTAATCTAAACCGAATCTTAACGCACGCTCACGAACGAGAAGATCGCAACGTCCCTCTACCAGTTGTACTATCAGACACTACTGACCTTGCAATTCTCACTGGTGGTAGGAACGGCCTCATCAGCAAAATGATGATCTCCCGGCAACTTAGGGTTCTCGAAAATGTCCTGGAGAAGCTCAAGGGCGGATTTCACAAGTGGTTATTCGTCCAGATCTACCACGATAACTACCAGTGGGATTCTCGCAGATCAAGAATCATCCGACGCTTTGCCATCAGCCAAAAATTACCCGTTGTCTGCACACCACAAATCAAATATGCCGACCCTAGCAACTACCACCTCTACGATGCTCTGATGTGCAGTCGCTTAGGCATTACCGTCGATCAGGCTAATCGCAACCGCCCACAAAATGATCAAAATGCTATCGATACGGCTGATTCTTACTTCACCCGCCTACCGTTCCCGGAAGCAATTGAGAACACAAATCAACTTGCGGAAGCTTGCTACTTCGACCTACTGCCTGATAGGCTTGCGCCGCCAAAAGCCCATGTTCCCACCGGAATCACACCGCAACGACACCTGGAACAGCGCTGTATCAAAGAGCTGCTACACCAATATGCAGGCGAGAAACTTAAACTAGCTCGCACCAAACTACTGGAAGAACTCCTCACAATCCAAGCTCTCGACCTTGCCGAGTTCTTTCTTGTCGCAGCGGAGGTAACCGACTACTGCCGACAACGCAGCATACTTGCAGCAGGCAGGGGTAGTGCAGCTTCCAGCATCTGTTGCTACTTACTCGGCATTACACAAACAGATCCTGTACAGCACAACTTGCTATTCGAACGTTTCCTACACACTGGCAAAAGCACCATGCCTGATGTTGATATCGACATCAGCAGCTCACGCCGCGATGAGGTTCTTGCTTGGGTAGAAGAGCGATTCGGACAAACAACAGAAGCAATGGTCTGCAATAAGATTACCTACCGCCTTCCGCTCGCCATCCAAGACCTGGGCCGTTCACTGGGCATACCGCCTAAGCTACGAAATATGCTCACTACTAGTCTTGGAAGAGATTTTCGTGGCCTCCGCCCGCCCCAAGTAGCCGCTGCTGAAAACATCTTTGAGGAAGTACTCGGTAGCTCTCCAGCCAACGCAGCCCTAGTAGACCTACTCAGCAACATGGAACCAAAGCACCCACGTCACCTTGCTCCGCACTCAGGCGGAGTAGTACTCAGTAAGGAACCACTGTTCTACTACAGCCCCCTTGAACGTAGTTCCAGTGGCATCAAGATAATCCAGCTCGACAAAGACGACGCCGAAGCTCTTGGCCTAATCAAACTAGATCTTCTTGGCCTTCGCATGTTGTCAGCTCTCGAGCATGCCCGTGAGGAAATCTTTAGGACTGAAGGAATTTGGCTGGACTTAGGAAATCTTCCTGACGAATCTCCCGTCTGGGATCTCATTAGCAGCGGCAACACTCTTGGCTTATTCCAAGTAGAAAGCCCAAGTCAGCAGCACACAAGCAAAACCATGAGGGCAAGGACCCTGCAAGATCTTGCTCACCAAATCGCCTTGATCAGACCAGGCCCTATACAATCCGGAAGCGTCCATCCCTACCTTCGGCGTCGATGTGGCCTCGAAAAGGTCACTTATCTTCATCCTTCTCTCGAGCCGATCCTGAAGAAGACCTATGGCGTGCTGCTCTTCCAGGAAGATGTCCTCCGTATCTGCGTGCATTTTGTAGGCATGGACTGGGTAGATGCAGACCGTTTCAGAAAGAAAGTTAGTGGTTGGGCTGACCTAGAAAACATCGAATCAGAACGTAAGCGGTTTTTGGAAGGCGCACAACGAACAGTAGGCGCGACTGAGGAAGACGCTCTCGCAGTCTTCGACGCAGTAAAGAGTTTTCAAGGGTATGGCTTTGCCGAGTCACACGCATGGGCATTCGCGATTCATGCCTATGCCAGTAGTTGGTTGCGCGTGAACTATCCGCACGAGTTCCTCGCCGCAATACTGACTGAGGAACCTGGGATGTGGTCTCAAAGCACAAAACGGCAGGAAGCTCGTAACTGGGGAGTTCGTTTTGCTAAACTCAATATCAACAAAAGTAGTGTGCATTATCGCTGCGAACTCATTGACGGCATCAAATACATTCGCCCTCCCTTAAGTGCTATCAAGAGTGTTAGTACCGAGTTAGCACGCTCAATAGTCATTGAGCGTTTACTTGGTGGTCACTTCGAAAGCGTTGAGTCCTTTTACTCTCGTATCGCATTACCAATCAATGAACTCCAAGCCCTTGCTAAGGCTGGCGTATTTGACCATCTTTGCCCACGCAGGGAAGCCCTCTATACCCTCATATCACTAAGTAATGCCGTGCAAGCAGGGACAAGCAGTTTCCTTACCAGCTTGCCGCCTTTTCCCCCACTAAAACAGTTGGGCGGCTCCCAGGAATTTGTATGGGACTACCAAAGTTACGGCTTCTCAACAAAAGACATGCACCCGCTCGACCTAATCCGCGATCAACTTCGTGAACTTGCCTGCATCCCTCTTCTCAGTGTAAAAAATCAAGCTCTGAATAGTTCCGTCCGGACCGCTGGCCTCGTTATCAGTCGCCAAAAACCAGGAACCGCAAAGGGTTTTGCGTTTTTCGTTATTGAGGACGGACCGGTTCGCTGTCAACTCGTCATCAATCCCCAGATCTGGGAATTAAGCCGTGCATCTCTCCGAGACGCCTCAGTTCTAGTCGTTGAGGGCACGATCGTAGACGCTGCATCCCAACTCACCATCAAACTAGATCGGGTATTTGCATTATCACCTCCAATACCAAACCGTATCTATCCTTGA